In a genomic window of Meleagris gallopavo isolate NT-WF06-2002-E0010 breed Aviagen turkey brand Nicholas breeding stock chromosome 1, Turkey_5.1, whole genome shotgun sequence:
- the ZRSR2 gene encoding LOW QUALITY PROTEIN: U2 small nuclear ribonucleoprotein auxiliary factor 35 kDa subunit-related protein 2 (The sequence of the model RefSeq protein was modified relative to this genomic sequence to represent the inferred CDS: inserted 1 base in 1 codon), whose protein sequence is FLIFSHQKYRAILKKEKRKKKRQALAKLRDSEATEKDESVSEEEDEELEEEEDEEEXKKLEAERQKLHEQWLLREEKAQEEFKLKKEKEEAARKRQEEEERKIKEEWEEQQRKEREVAQQKQQEKREREAAVQKMLDQAESQLENGVTWHNPEPPENIGTEKDRANCPFYIKTGSCRFGDRCSRKHNYPTSSKTLLVRGMFITFGMEQCRRDDYDTDASLEYSDEETYQQFLEFYEDVLPEFQNVGKVVQFKVSCNYEPHLRGNVYVQYQTEKDCQAALALFSGRWYAGRQLHCEFCPVTRWKTAICGLFERQKCPRGKHCNFLHVFKNPNNEFWEANRDIRVSPERTNQLSKNSERRNRSSHRDDYYGRSRRRGSPSPDHSYRRNGESERKKNRRKNKRRRRSGRSRSRERRRSRSRGRKRRGRSRSRSYSRTRSRSRSRSSSRSRSRGKKRSSSRGRNSETPKTK, encoded by the exons TTTCTCATCTTCAGCCATCAGAAATACAGAGCcattctgaagaaagaaaagcgGAAAAAAAAGCGGCAGGCACTTGCCAAACTGAGAGACTCGG aAGCTACAGAAAAAGATGAATCAGTGTCTGAGGAGGAAGACGAGGAGCTCgaagaagaagaagatgaggaag gaaaaaaacttgaGGCAGAAAG ACAAAAACTACACGAACAGTGGTTGCTGAGGGAAGAAAAGGCTCAAGAAGAGTTCAagcttaagaaagaaaaagaagaggctgCAAGAAAACGtcaagaggaagaagag aGAAAGATCAAAGAAGAATGGgaagagcagcaaagaaaagagagagaagtggCACAGCAGAAGCaacaggagaagagagaaagagag GCGGCTGTGCAGAAGATGCTGGATCAAGCTGAAAGCCAG CTGGAGAACGGTGTGACCTGGCATAACCCAGAGCCCCCGGAGAACATAGGAACAGAGAAGGATAGAGCAAATTGTCCATTCTATATCAAAACAGGTTCCTGCCGATTTGGAGACAG GTGTTCCCGCAAGCATAACTATCCAACATCCAGTAAGACTCTGCTTGTCCGAGGGATGTTCATTACTTTTGGCATGGAGCAGTGTCGAAGGGATGACTACGACACTGATGCAAGTCTTGAGTACAGTGACGAGGAGACCTACCAGCAGTTCCTAGAGTTCTACGAGGACGTGCTCCCTGAGTTTCAGAATGTGGGGAAGGTTGTTCAATTCAAG GTCAGCTGCAACTATGAGCCTCACCTACGAGGAAATGTGTACGTCCAGTATCAGAC ggaaaaggaCTGTCAGGCAGCTCTTGCTCTATTCAGTGGCCGATGGTACGCAGGCCGGCAGCTTCATTGTGAATTTTGTCCTGTGACAAGATGGAAGACTGCTATTTGTG GCTTATTTGAAAGGCAGAAGTGTCCAAGAGGGAAACACTGCAACTTTCTTCACGTATTTAAAAATCCAAACAATGAGTTCTGGGAGGCCAATAGAGACATACGCGTTTCTCCAGAACGGACTAATCAGTTGTCTAAAAACTCTGAAAGGAGAAACAGATCGAGCCATCGTGATGACTATTACGGCCGGTCAAGGAGAAGGGGCAGCCCAAGTCCAGATCATTCGTACCGGAGAAATGGggaatctgaaagaaaaaagaatcgCCGCAAAAACAAGAGAAGGCGCCGATCTGGCAGGTCGAGAAGTCGAGAAAGGAGGAGGTCACGCAgcagagggaggaagaggagaggacGCAGTCGCAGCAGGAGTTACAGTCGAACACGTAGTCGGAGCAGAAGTCGGAGTTCCTCTCGATCCAGGAGCAGGGGCAAAAAGAGGTcaagcagcagaggaagaaacagTGAAACTCCCAAAACGAAGtga